The Candidatus Methylomirabilota bacterium genomic interval GGATCGTTATTTCTCCCGGTCCCTGCACCCCAAAGGAGGCAGGGGTTTCTTGCGGAATCATCAGTCACTTTGCTGGCTGCATTCCCATCCTGGGGGTCTGTTTAGGACACCAGTGCATAGGGGCGGCCTTTGGCGGAAGGATCGTTCGGGCCGGACGCCTCATGCACGGGAAAACCTCTCCGATCCACCATGACGGGCGAACCCTCTTTCGGGATCTTCCGAATCCCTTCGAGGCGACCCGCTACCATAGCCTGCTGGTCGAGCGAGAGAGCCTTCCCGCCTGCCTGGAGGTTTCGGCAGAAACTACCGAAGGTGAGGTGATGGGGCTTCGCCACAAGGACCACTTGGTAGAGGGAGTCCAGTTCCACCCCGAGTCGATCCTGACCGCTGTTGGGAAGGACCTTCTCAGGAATCTCCTCAGGCTGTGAAGCAGTCACTTTTCAGCACCGGAGTCAACGGACGAGCAGCTGATTACTGATTGCGAACTGCTGGATGGCTGATGCGATGATCGTTGAGGTACTCCAGAAGGTGGTTGGGCGGCAGGATCTCAGCCGGGATGAGGCCTACATGGTCATGGAGTTTCTTATGACCGGTCGCGCATCCGATGCCGAAATTGCGGCCTTCCTCACCGCTATGCGGATGAAGGGTGAAACGGTGGAGGAGCTCTGCGGCTTTGTCCAGGTTATGCGGGGAAAAGTGACCGCTGTTCACACTCGGTACTCAGGGGGTCGGGCCGCCCCCCGTCCCGGCGATCGGATGCTCGTGGATACCTGCGGGACGGGGGGAGACGCGAAAGGAACTTTCAATATCTCCACGGCAGCCGCATTTGTGGCTAGTGGGGCAGGGATTCCAGTTGCCAAGCATGGCAACCGCTCTATCTTCGGGTTGTGCGGCAGCGCCGACGTCATCGAAGCACTAGGTATCTCCCTCGATCTCCCCGCCGAGCGGGTAGGCCGATGCATCGATGAGGTCGGGATCGGATTTCTTTTTGCGCCCCTGCTTCACCAGGCGATGAAGCATGTGATGTCGACTCGCCGCCGGATCCGGATCCGGACCCTGTTCAATATCCTTGGCCCGCTCACCAATCCTGCCGGGGCCTCTGCTCAGGTGATCGGAGTCTCTGAGGCAGGCCTCACTGATATTTTGGCCGACGTTTTAAGAGAGCTGGGTTGCTACCGGGCCTTTGTCGTTCATGGGAAGGAGGGCCTCGACGAGATCTCTACTGTCGGGGAGACCAAAATCTCCGAGGTGGTAGAGGGACGGATCCGAACCTTTTACGTTCAGCCGGAGGACTTTGGAATTCCCCGAGGAACGCTGTTGGACCTCCAGGGGGGTGATGCGACCACAAACGCGGAGGTCATACGAAAGATCCTTCAAGGGGCCCGCGGGCCTAAACGGGACATCGTTCTCGTGAACGCGGCTGCCGCCATAGCAGCTGGCGGGGGAGCGCAAAATATTCAGGGCGGGATCGCAGCTGCAGAACACTCTATAGATAGCGGAGCTGCCTGGACAAAATTGGAGAAGGTGGTAGCCTTCTGTCACCAAGAAGGCGGAACTGTACACAATCAGCCATAAGGAGTCATGTATCAGCAAGCAGGAATTGGCACCGAGGAGCGCTGAGCTGACTACTGACAGCTGATCGGTGATGGCCCATAGGAACGGCCGAGGGTGAGAATGATTCTGGAAAGGATCGTAGAAGCAAAGCGAGAAGAAGTAGCCTCCCGAAAGGCAACGGTCCCGCTCCGAGATCTCCAGGCTCAGATTCAAGATCTTCCGCCCCCACGCGACTTTCACCATGCCCTCCAACGCCGGTCACGGGGTGGGGGAATCCGGTTGATCGCTGAAGTGAAGCGTGCATCTCCGTCGCAGGGGATCATTCGCCAGGATTTCAACCTCGAGCAGATCGTGCACGCCTATTCGGGGGCCGGGGCGGTGGCACTTTCCGTTCTCACCGACGAACCCTTTTTCCGGGGGAGTCTCCACGATCTGGCACAAGTGAAGGCGATCGTCTCCCTTCCGATCCTGCGCAAGGACTTTATCCTCGATCCGTACCAGGTATACGAGACCCGTAGGTCCGGCGCCGATGCTATCCTTCTGATCGCAGCTCTCTTGGACACCCAGCCGCTGCAGGACCTTTTAGGCCTCTCGCAGGAACTGGGACTGCATCCCTTTACCGAGGTTCACAATTCGGAGGAGCTCCATAGAGCTGTGGCCGCCAAGGCGCCCATCGTGGGAATAAATAATCGGGACCTTAAGACCTTTCATGTGTCTCTCGAAACGACTTTCCTGTTGCTCCCGGAAATTCCGCCAGATCGGGTAGTGGTCAGCGAGAGCGGCATCACTGACCGAACGGAAGTTCGTCGCCTCGAGGCGGCCGGGGTAGATGCCATCTTAGTCGGGGAGGGACTGCTCCGAGCCCGAGATGTAGCGGCGAAGGCCCGAGAACTCTTGGGGACGGAGCATGAGGGTTCGCGTTAAAATCTGTGGCATAACCAACAGGAGGGATGCGGAGCTCGCAGCCGAAGCGGGCGCCGATGCCCTCGGGTTTATTTTCGTCCCGGACACCCCCCGGTACGTCGATTCGGACACGGCTCGGGGAATCATCAAAGATCTTTCGCCCTGGATCACCCCGGTGGGGGTCTTTGCCGATCACCCCATCGAGGAAGTCGAGCGTCTCATGCACCACTGTGGCTTCCTGACAATCCAGCTTCACGGTCTCGAGTCTCCGGAATATTGCCGTTCCCTCACAGGATCGGTCATTAAGGCCTTTCGCGTCGGCGGGGGCCAAGGTCTTCCGGACCTTCAGGCATATCGTGTCCAGGCGTATCTACTAGACACTTTTGTTGAGGAAAGAGTAGGAGGGACCGGTAAAACGTTTCCTCTTGAGCTAGCGACACGCGCAAAAGCCTTCGGACATGTGATTGTCTCTGGAGGCCTCACCCCAGGAAACGTGGCACAGGTGATTCG includes:
- the trpC gene encoding indole-3-glycerol phosphate synthase TrpC, whose translation is MILERIVEAKREEVASRKATVPLRDLQAQIQDLPPPRDFHHALQRRSRGGGIRLIAEVKRASPSQGIIRQDFNLEQIVHAYSGAGAVALSVLTDEPFFRGSLHDLAQVKAIVSLPILRKDFILDPYQVYETRRSGADAILLIAALLDTQPLQDLLGLSQELGLHPFTEVHNSEELHRAVAAKAPIVGINNRDLKTFHVSLETTFLLLPEIPPDRVVVSESGITDRTEVRRLEAAGVDAILVGEGLLRARDVAAKARELLGTEHEGSR
- a CDS encoding aminodeoxychorismate/anthranilate synthase component II — encoded protein: MILVIDNYDSFTFNLVQYLGELGEKVRVVRNDKITLKEVEELRPARIVISPGPCTPKEAGVSCGIISHFAGCIPILGVCLGHQCIGAAFGGRIVRAGRLMHGKTSPIHHDGRTLFRDLPNPFEATRYHSLLVERESLPACLEVSAETTEGEVMGLRHKDHLVEGVQFHPESILTAVGKDLLRNLLRL
- a CDS encoding phosphoribosylanthranilate isomerase, giving the protein MRVRVKICGITNRRDAELAAEAGADALGFIFVPDTPRYVDSDTARGIIKDLSPWITPVGVFADHPIEEVERLMHHCGFLTIQLHGLESPEYCRSLTGSVIKAFRVGGGQGLPDLQAYRVQAYLLDTFVEERVGGTGKTFPLELATRAKAFGHVIVSGGLTPGNVAQVIRKVGPHGVDVSSGVEVEPGRKDPQKVRDFVARVREEG
- the trpD gene encoding anthranilate phosphoribosyltransferase, with translation MADAMIVEVLQKVVGRQDLSRDEAYMVMEFLMTGRASDAEIAAFLTAMRMKGETVEELCGFVQVMRGKVTAVHTRYSGGRAAPRPGDRMLVDTCGTGGDAKGTFNISTAAAFVASGAGIPVAKHGNRSIFGLCGSADVIEALGISLDLPAERVGRCIDEVGIGFLFAPLLHQAMKHVMSTRRRIRIRTLFNILGPLTNPAGASAQVIGVSEAGLTDILADVLRELGCYRAFVVHGKEGLDEISTVGETKISEVVEGRIRTFYVQPEDFGIPRGTLLDLQGGDATTNAEVIRKILQGARGPKRDIVLVNAAAAIAAGGGAQNIQGGIAAAEHSIDSGAAWTKLEKVVAFCHQEGGTVHNQP